In Legionella sp. PATHC035, a genomic segment contains:
- a CDS encoding tetratricopeptide repeat protein, giving the protein MPFVIKVSEDNAVQYSPDQSTFYQLHPEFDKSFQTDTTTYEPILIDPKEEVNLESIGIHHCHTVIVKDRTHNNFFMLHVSPQALRRPYDPVSKLAGKVVSTGMFGMFSMNVDESLTNIKKPAYIDLDPYYYGTNTIGIHPDSELEVIVVVNAEHWNVQKVQQEIVETLQARIPGKIVKSNVIINKALEHAYYYNIVFDPKSESLTVISTNGLYTEPYKNAFDNNVHQYTDENLPEEIQMKLRSQLKSLQGEAQKISQSIMDSIDPYGTIEQFALTPSNELNSLMHGKRTELEKIIKGIEAVMSESKNPVINLGSHALYETYKQLGFLHLFAGNYEQSVSYFSKVTLYASNMRKAEFDEDKSRYATLTGVIYERLGNLEQAYIFYKEALLGCYYMEGLDANLRFARVASQLKGKEVEALEAIIDAKTIFLDLIDRVENQSPPKKEEILNSLKIRGAFCDDQLNALKEHLIEHHHESPVLQQEFDKHFALSTSVNDVMRP; this is encoded by the coding sequence ATGCCTTTTGTTATAAAAGTATCAGAAGACAATGCGGTTCAATATTCACCAGACCAATCCACCTTTTATCAATTGCACCCAGAATTTGATAAATCATTTCAGACAGATACGACTACTTATGAACCTATATTGATCGATCCTAAAGAAGAGGTTAACTTAGAATCCATCGGGATACACCATTGTCATACGGTGATTGTAAAAGACCGTACGCATAATAATTTTTTCATGCTGCATGTATCACCACAAGCACTGCGAAGACCCTATGATCCAGTTAGTAAATTGGCGGGAAAAGTGGTAAGTACAGGGATGTTTGGTATGTTTTCCATGAATGTTGATGAATCCCTCACCAATATTAAAAAACCAGCCTACATCGATTTAGATCCGTACTATTACGGCACCAATACGATCGGAATTCATCCGGATTCCGAATTAGAAGTGATTGTGGTTGTAAATGCTGAGCATTGGAATGTACAAAAAGTCCAACAAGAAATTGTAGAGACATTACAAGCGCGAATTCCAGGAAAAATCGTCAAGTCTAATGTAATTATTAATAAAGCATTGGAGCATGCTTACTATTACAACATTGTATTTGATCCGAAATCTGAGTCCTTAACGGTCATCTCAACAAATGGGTTATATACCGAACCGTATAAGAACGCTTTCGACAATAATGTACACCAATATACTGATGAGAACCTTCCAGAAGAAATACAAATGAAGCTGAGAAGCCAGTTAAAGAGTTTACAGGGGGAAGCTCAAAAAATTTCCCAGTCTATAATGGACTCAATTGACCCCTATGGAACAATAGAACAGTTCGCGTTAACACCATCAAATGAACTGAATTCCTTGATGCACGGCAAAAGAACAGAACTTGAAAAAATCATTAAGGGAATAGAAGCGGTAATGAGTGAAAGTAAAAATCCAGTAATCAATCTGGGGAGTCACGCTTTGTACGAGACTTATAAACAACTGGGTTTTCTGCATTTATTTGCGGGGAATTATGAGCAAAGCGTATCCTATTTCAGCAAAGTTACACTGTACGCATCCAACATGAGGAAAGCTGAATTCGATGAAGATAAAAGTCGCTACGCAACTCTTACTGGTGTCATTTATGAGCGTCTTGGAAATCTCGAACAAGCTTATATTTTTTATAAGGAAGCGCTGTTAGGCTGCTATTATATGGAGGGTCTTGATGCCAATCTGCGATTTGCCCGTGTTGCATCACAACTAAAAGGAAAAGAAGTGGAGGCTCTGGAGGCGATAATTGATGCCAAAACCATTTTCCTTGATTTAATTGATCGCGTTGAAAATCAGTCACCACCCAAAAAAGAAGAAATACTCAACTCCTTAAAAATAAGAGGCGCCTTCTGTGATGATCAACTTAATGCATTAAAAGAACATTTAATCGAACACCACCATGAGAGCCCTGTCTTACAACAGGAGTTTGATAAACATTTTGCCCTATCAACAAGCGTGAACGATGTTATGCGGCCTTAA
- the glsA gene encoding glutaminase A — protein sequence MMSSLLTINLLEDLVHTAEVNQEGKTADYIPELANVNQDLTAIAVQPLGGQLLSYSNSPLSPVTLQSTAKMIPLIGLLEEYGEQVFEWVKVEPSGDDFASITRLEQFGPKPSNPMLNAGAITLCSHIPGKGEQQFGWLEHWTQKLFNQRLSINPLVFASEKRTGNRNRALAYLLKSRSNLGADVHETLDLYFALCSYEANLEQMLFLPTLLANAGRDPSSGEQIISTETTKITLAIMATCGLYDETGTHMVKTGMPAKSGVSGYTIAVVPGKAGIVVLSPKVNAKGNSIRGEIMLEGLSKAMNWHFALP from the coding sequence ATCATGTCATCATTGCTTACCATCAATTTGTTAGAAGATTTAGTTCATACCGCAGAGGTGAATCAAGAGGGTAAAACGGCGGATTATATTCCAGAGCTTGCTAATGTGAATCAAGACTTGACTGCAATTGCCGTACAACCCTTAGGTGGACAGCTGCTTTCTTACAGTAATAGTCCGTTGAGTCCGGTAACATTGCAAAGCACGGCCAAGATGATTCCTTTGATTGGACTCCTTGAAGAATATGGGGAGCAAGTCTTTGAATGGGTAAAAGTAGAACCTTCTGGAGATGATTTTGCGTCAATTACTCGTTTGGAACAATTTGGTCCCAAGCCATCAAATCCCATGTTAAACGCCGGGGCAATTACCTTATGCTCCCATATCCCGGGAAAAGGCGAGCAGCAATTTGGTTGGTTAGAACATTGGACACAAAAATTGTTTAATCAACGCCTGAGTATTAATCCCCTCGTTTTTGCTTCTGAAAAACGCACAGGGAATCGTAACCGTGCCCTTGCCTATTTACTCAAGAGTAGAAGCAATCTTGGAGCGGATGTTCATGAAACCTTGGATTTGTATTTTGCACTTTGTTCCTATGAAGCCAATTTAGAACAAATGCTTTTCCTACCCACCCTATTAGCGAATGCGGGAAGAGACCCAAGCTCTGGCGAACAAATCATTTCTACTGAAACCACTAAAATTACGCTAGCGATTATGGCAACCTGTGGACTCTATGATGAGACAGGCACCCATATGGTCAAAACCGGGATGCCCGCTAAAAGCGGCGTATCGGGCTACACCATAGCAGTTGTTCCTGGTAAAGCAGGCATTGTGGTACTCAGTCCCAAAGTGAATGCCAAAGGCAATAGCATCCGTGGTGAAATCATGCTGGAAGGTTTGTCCAAAGCAATGAATTGGCATTTTGCATTGCCTTAG
- a CDS encoding EAL domain-containing protein, giving the protein MSRCSRCESIDSYVLQGKVFLHIITPTSHTFSKLKSGLEPEFNLETADRGYLYLDLAPEQFDHFATLVKALLSQQELNDSSVIILSDNQTSISPAQALKSTRTLASFVNMASAQWLVQMLDQNLLRIWFQPIVSSATHEIYAHECLLRAEQQGKTIGAQAILSAAKEADMLFILDRHARINAINTASNHKKKLERLFINFNPTSIYDPQFCLRTTDEAVKQAQYKPEQIVFEITESGLVDDREHLVRITRFYRERGYRIALDDLGSGYSSLNMLHELKPDLVKLDMDLIRDIHNSPVKQIMVEKIIEIAQQMSIKTVAEGVETREELDCLKHYPIDFYQGYYFGRPAPI; this is encoded by the coding sequence ATGTCACGATGCTCACGCTGTGAGTCTATTGATTCATACGTATTGCAGGGGAAAGTATTTCTCCATATCATAACCCCCACCAGCCACACATTTTCCAAATTAAAATCCGGGTTGGAGCCTGAATTTAATTTGGAAACAGCCGATCGCGGCTACCTCTACCTCGATCTGGCCCCTGAACAATTTGATCACTTTGCTACCTTAGTCAAGGCATTATTAAGCCAACAGGAACTCAATGACTCCAGCGTTATTATACTGTCTGATAATCAAACCAGCATCAGCCCTGCACAGGCGCTTAAGTCAACGCGAACGCTGGCTTCCTTTGTAAATATGGCCTCGGCACAATGGCTAGTTCAGATGCTCGACCAAAACCTGCTCAGAATCTGGTTTCAACCGATAGTTTCCAGTGCAACGCATGAGATTTATGCTCACGAATGTCTGCTCCGCGCCGAACAACAAGGCAAAACCATCGGTGCCCAGGCTATTCTTTCTGCTGCCAAAGAAGCGGATATGCTGTTTATACTCGATCGCCATGCCCGTATCAACGCCATTAACACGGCAAGCAACCACAAGAAAAAGCTGGAACGGCTGTTCATCAACTTCAATCCCACATCCATTTACGATCCGCAATTCTGCCTGCGGACCACTGATGAAGCAGTAAAGCAGGCACAATATAAGCCCGAGCAAATCGTATTTGAAATCACTGAATCAGGCCTTGTGGATGATAGAGAACACTTAGTGCGTATTACACGATTTTACCGGGAGAGAGGTTATCGTATCGCCCTCGATGATTTAGGATCAGGATATAGCTCGCTTAATATGCTACATGAGCTGAAGCCCGATCTGGTCAAGCTGGATATGGACCTAATCCGCGACATTCATAACTCACCAGTCAAACAGATCATGGTTGAAAAAATTATTGAAATAGCTCAGCAAATGAGCATAAAAACCGTTGCTGAAGGTGTCGAAACCAGGGAAGAACTCGATTGTCTGAAACATTATCCAATTGATTTTTATCAGGGCTACTATTTTGGCAGACCTGCGCCAATATAG